A region of Vitis riparia cultivar Riparia Gloire de Montpellier isolate 1030 chromosome 12, EGFV_Vit.rip_1.0, whole genome shotgun sequence DNA encodes the following proteins:
- the LOC117926645 gene encoding pathogenesis-related thaumatin-like protein 3.5, with the protein MACHFDLLTSLFLIAIFIPLGGKLCESATTFTIVNDCNETVWPGIITPGLNFHGGGFALKPGQSAIFTAADVWGGRIWGRTGCSFDKNGSGKCQTGACGTTLNCTSPGKPPASIAEFNLGDIDYYDVSLVDGFNLPITITPTNGTGNCSVAGCDADLRQKCPSELALKTDGKIIACKSACEAFNTDQYCCRGAYGNPISCVATNYSRSFKQACPVAYSYAFDDPTSILTCNAPEYTVTFCPSRNQTACSYHDKKLNCNASKGSKELSHTWWWLLILALPSMINLGLPIR; encoded by the exons ATGGCTTGTCACTTTGATCTCCTCACCTCTCTTTTCCTCATTGCCATTTTTATTCCATTAG GAGGAAAATTGTGTGAAAGTGCAACCACCTTCACCATTGTGAATGACTGCAATGAGACAGTATGGCCTGGAATAATAACACCTGGTCTCAACTTCCATGGTGGTGGTTTTGCACTCAAACCAGGCCAATCAGCCATTTTCACTGCTGCTGATGTGTGGGGTGGCCGGATATGGGGCCGAACAGGTTGCAGCTTTGACAAGAATGGCAGTGGAAAATGCCAAACTGGTGCCTGTGGCACTACCCTCAACTGTACAAGCCCTGGAAAACCTCCTGCTTCAATTGCTGAGTTCAACCTTGGTGATATTGACTACTACGATGTCAGCCTTGTTGATGGCTTCAACCTGCCCATTACAATCACCCCCACGAATGGTACCGGAAACTGCAGCGTTGCTGGTTGTGATGCAGACTTGAGGCAAAAATGCCCAAGCGAGCTAGCCCTTAAAACAGATGGGAAGATCATAGCTTGTAAAAGCGCATGTGAAGCATTCAACACTGATCAGTACTGTTGTCGAGGTGCGTATGGAAATCCTATATCATGTGTAGCTACAAACTATTCCAGGAGTTTCAAACAGGCCTGCCCTGTGGCATATAGCTATGCATTCGATGATCCTACGAGTATTCTCACCTGCAATGCCCCAGAATACACTGTAACTTTCTGCCCATCAAG GAACCAAACAGCGTGCTCATATCATGACAAGAAACTGAACTGCAATGCATCAAAGGGCTCAAAAGAACTCTCTCATACATGGTGGTGGCTCCTGATACTGGCATTGCCCTCAATGATTAATTTAGGGCTTCCAATTAGATAA